One Polaribacter sp. SA4-12 genomic window carries:
- a CDS encoding MBL fold metallo-hydrolase, whose translation MNFTKKQLNITFLGTGTSQGIPMIANDDPVCLSKDLKDKRLRSSILISWDDVSYTVDCSLDFRQQILRENVHSLNGVFFTHEHADHIGGLDDLRAFCYKIGEMPIYLNQRTLLSLEKRFEYIFKLENRYPGAPSVLPKVIGKTPFIVDDLEVTPIEVIHGNIPITAYRFADFAYLTDVKSISDEEKRKLENLDVLVVNALRIAEHPTHFNLQEALDFVAEIKPKKAYFTHISHMLGFHEAVSKTLPNNVFLAFDGLKITV comes from the coding sequence ATGAACTTTACCAAGAAACAACTTAATATTACCTTTTTAGGAACAGGTACTTCTCAAGGAATTCCTATGATAGCAAATGATGATCCAGTTTGCTTGTCTAAAGACTTAAAAGATAAGAGATTAAGGTCGTCTATTTTAATTTCCTGGGATGATGTTTCTTACACGGTAGATTGTAGTTTAGACTTTAGACAACAAATATTAAGAGAAAATGTGCACTCTTTAAATGGTGTTTTTTTTACACATGAACATGCAGATCATATTGGAGGGTTAGACGATTTAAGAGCTTTTTGTTATAAAATAGGAGAGATGCCTATTTATTTAAATCAGAGAACTTTACTAAGTCTAGAAAAGCGATTTGAATATATTTTTAAGTTAGAAAATAGGTATCCAGGAGCGCCAAGTGTTTTACCAAAAGTGATAGGTAAAACTCCTTTTATTGTTGATGATTTAGAAGTTACGCCAATAGAAGTTATACATGGAAACATTCCTATTACAGCTTATAGATTTGCTGATTTTGCTTATTTAACAGATGTAAAATCGATTTCTGATGAAGAAAAACGAAAACTAGAAAACTTAGATGTTTTAGTTGTAAACGCGTTAAGAATAGCCGAACATCCTACACATTTTAATCTGCAGGAAGCTTTAGATTTTGTAGCAGAAATTAAGCCTAAAAAAGCCTATTTTACACATATAAGTCATATGTTAGGTTTTCATGAAGCTGTATCTAAAACACTGCCAAATAACGTTTTTTTAGCTTTTGATGGCCTAAAAATTACCGTTTAG
- a CDS encoding nicotinate-nucleotide adenylyltransferase, whose product MAISLKGDKIISNVPTTKNKALRINLNTDIYGTFAEIGAGQETARNFFRSGAASGTIAKAMSAYDKDFSDAIYGTEEDNRYVTQPRLKKMLGHEIDLMEDRLSRQKHPDKLFFSYANTVTTIDFAKKFKGHGWVGIRFQLDPLEDYNEIVLHLRFKETDARLQQETLGILGVNLIYGAFYLNDNPKDLVKSFYDNLNNDQLEIDMINFSGPRFMYVDNRLMSLQLLKNGMTNAVMFGPDGNNLLPAQVLYKKNILTLRGSFRPVTMVNMDMFEKSKQLFLAEKKVEEHKTKVIFEITLSNLTSEGKINERDFLDRAELLCSLGQNVMITNFQQYFKLVEYFSEFTKERMALAMGAQNLVQIFDEKYYRNLSGGILEAFGKLFYKDLKVYMYPSHDPVTGEYITSDNLIVHPRMKELYKFFKHNGKLVDIDVTNKEILDIFSRTVLKMIVKGEEGWEEMLPEGISEIIKQKRLFGYSRPRIKNKR is encoded by the coding sequence ATGGCAATTTCTTTAAAAGGAGACAAAATAATTAGTAATGTACCTACAACTAAAAATAAGGCGCTAAGAATTAATTTAAACACAGATATTTACGGAACTTTTGCCGAAATTGGAGCAGGACAAGAAACTGCTCGTAATTTCTTTAGATCTGGTGCTGCTTCTGGAACCATTGCAAAAGCAATGAGTGCTTATGATAAAGATTTTTCTGATGCAATTTATGGTACCGAAGAAGATAATCGCTATGTAACACAACCACGTTTGAAAAAAATGTTAGGTCATGAAATTGACTTAATGGAAGACCGTTTAAGCAGACAAAAACATCCTGATAAATTATTTTTTAGTTATGCAAATACGGTAACAACTATCGATTTTGCTAAAAAATTTAAAGGTCATGGTTGGGTTGGTATTCGTTTTCAACTAGATCCTTTAGAGGATTATAATGAAATTGTTTTACACTTACGTTTTAAAGAAACAGATGCTCGTTTACAACAAGAAACCTTAGGTATTTTAGGTGTAAATTTAATTTACGGTGCATTTTATTTAAATGATAATCCTAAAGATTTAGTAAAATCTTTTTATGATAATCTAAATAATGACCAGTTAGAAATTGATATGATAAATTTCTCTGGACCTCGTTTTATGTATGTAGACAATCGTTTAATGAGCTTACAATTGCTTAAAAACGGTATGACAAATGCAGTAATGTTTGGACCTGATGGAAACAACCTTTTACCTGCACAAGTCCTTTATAAGAAAAATATTCTTACGCTTCGTGGTAGCTTTAGACCTGTTACTATGGTAAATATGGACATGTTTGAAAAATCTAAACAACTCTTTTTAGCAGAAAAAAAAGTTGAAGAGCATAAAACTAAAGTCATATTTGAAATTACATTAAGTAACCTTACATCTGAAGGAAAAATTAATGAAAGAGATTTTCTAGATAGAGCAGAATTATTATGTTCTCTTGGTCAAAATGTAATGATTACTAACTTTCAACAGTATTTTAAATTAGTTGAATACTTTAGTGAATTTACTAAAGAGAGAATGGCATTAGCAATGGGTGCACAAAACCTTGTACAAATCTTTGACGAAAAATATTATCGTAATTTAAGTGGAGGAATTTTAGAAGCTTTTGGAAAATTATTCTACAAAGACTTAAAAGTATATATGTATCCTTCTCACGACCCTGTTACAGGAGAGTATATTACTAGTGACAACCTAATAGTTCACCCAAGAATGAAAGAATTATACAAATTCTTTAAACACAATGGTAAACTTGTAGATATTGATGTAACTAATAAAGAAATTCTTGATATCTTTTCTAGAACTGTCTTAAAAATGATCGTTAAAGGAGAAGAAGGTTGGGAAGAAATGCTGCCAGAAGGAATTTCTGAAATAATTAAGCAAAAAAGGCTTTTTGGTTACTCAAGACCAAGAATAAAAAATAAACGTTAA
- a CDS encoding RNA polymerase sigma factor: protein MTDETLLIEQLKNVQTKEKAFRELITLYKERLYWHIRKIVISHDDTDDVLQNTFIKIFKNIDKFNQESKLFSWMYRIATNESITFINKRAKQRNVDITDYQQELASTLASDDFFTGDEIQLILQKAIATLPQKQQLVFNMKYFEELKYNEMSEILETSVGALKASYFHAVKKIEQYIKNRTN from the coding sequence TTGACAGATGAAACTCTTTTAATAGAACAATTAAAAAATGTTCAGACTAAAGAAAAAGCGTTCAGAGAATTAATAACACTCTATAAAGAACGCCTGTATTGGCATATTCGTAAAATTGTGATATCTCATGATGATACAGATGATGTGCTACAAAACACATTTATCAAGATTTTTAAAAACATTGATAAATTTAATCAAGAAAGCAAGTTGTTTTCTTGGATGTACAGAATTGCAACAAATGAATCTATTACTTTTATCAATAAAAGAGCAAAACAACGAAATGTAGATATTACAGATTATCAGCAAGAATTAGCTTCTACTTTAGCTAGTGACGATTTTTTTACTGGTGATGAAATTCAACTTATTTTACAAAAAGCAATTGCTACTTTGCCACAAAAACAGCAACTCGTTTTTAACATGAAATACTTTGAGGAATTAAAATACAATGAAATGTCTGAGATTTTAGAAACATCCGTCGGAGCATTGAAAGCCTCTTATTTTCATGCAGTTAAAAAAATTGAACAGTATATAAAAAACAGAACAAATTAA